One window of the Salvia miltiorrhiza cultivar Shanhuang (shh) chromosome 6, IMPLAD_Smil_shh, whole genome shotgun sequence genome contains the following:
- the LOC130990163 gene encoding transcription initiation factor IIB-2-like has product MMSDTYCPDCKRNTEVVCDHAAGDTVCSECGLVLEARSIDETSEWRTFADDSGDHDPNRVGGPVNPLLGDAALSTVISRAANGSNVDTSLTRLQNRGGDPDRALVLAFKTISSMADRLSLVTTIKDRASEIYKRLEDQKCTRGRNLEALVAACIYIACRQEGKPRTVKEICSIVAGATKKEIGRAKEFIVKQLKVEMGESMEMGTIHAGDYLRRFCSNLGMSNEEVKAVQETVQKAGNFDIRRSPISIAAAIIFMITQLSESKKPLRDISIATTVAEGTIKNAYKDLYPHAAKIIPEWYSKERDLKNLSSPKS; this is encoded by the exons atGATGTCCGACACATATTGTCCGGACTGCAAGAGGAACACGGAGGTGGTGTGCGATCACGCGGCGGGCGACACCGTCTGCTCGGAGTGCGGCCTCGTGCTGGAAGCCCGCTCCATCGACGAGACGTCGGAGTGGCGGACGTTCGCCGATGATTCCGGCGACCACGACCCCAATCGTGTCGGAGGGCCCGTTAACCCGCTTCTGGGGGACGCGGCTCTGTCCACGGTCATCTCGCGGGCCGCCAATGGGTCGAATGTGGATACCTCCTTGACCCGGCTGCAGAACCGGGGCGGGGATCCGGACCGGGCTCTGGTCCTGGCGTTTAAGACGATTTCTAGCATGGCTGATAG GCTGAGCCTGGTAACAACCATTAAG GATCGGGCAAGTGAAATATATAAACGGTTGGAAGATCAGAAGTGTACAAGGGGTAGAAACTTGGAGGCCCTAGTGGCTGCCTGCATTTATATTGCTTGTAGGCAGGAAGGCAAGCCACGCACTGTAAAAG AAATATGCTCAATTGTTGCTGGAGCTACAAAGAAAGAAATTGGCCGGGCAAAAGAATTTATCGTGAAACAGTTGAAGGTTGAGATGGGTGAATCAATGGAGATGGGCACTATTCATGCAGGGGATTATCTG AGGCGTTTCTGTTCTAATCTTGGCATGAGCAATGAGGAGGTTAAAGCTGTACAAGAAACTGTGCAGAAGGCAGGGAACTTTGACATTAG GAGAAGCCCAATATCTATTGCTGCAGCTATCATTTTCATGATAACTCAGCTATCTGAATCCAAGAAACCCCTAAGAG ATATCTCAATTGCTACTACTGTGGCAGAAGGTACGATCAAGAATGCTTACAAGGATCTTTACCCCCACGCTGCCAAGATCATACCCGAATGGTATTCAAAGGAAAGGGACCTCAAGAATCTATCCAGCCCTAAATCGTAA